A DNA window from Ranitomeya imitator isolate aRanImi1 chromosome 2, aRanImi1.pri, whole genome shotgun sequence contains the following coding sequences:
- the LOC138661401 gene encoding autotransporter adhesin UpaG-like — protein sequence MTSGITNLTSGIKNMTSGITNMTSGITNLTSGITNMTSCITNRTSDITNMTRGITNLTRGITNMTSCITNMTSDITNMTSGITNMTSDIINTTSGITNKTSNINRTSGITNMNSGIPNMTSDRINTTSGITNMTSDITNMTSDIINTTIGITNMTSGITNMTSDITTMTSDIINTTSGITNMTSDIINMTSGITNMTSGGIANMTSNITNMTCGITNITSGITNMTSGITNMTNGITNMTSDITNMTSDITNMTSGITNMTNGITNMTSNIINMTSGITNMTSDIINMTSGITNMTSDITNMTSGITNMTSDITNMTSGITNMTSGITNMTSGITNMTSGITKMTSGITNMTSGITNMTSGITNMTSDITNMTCGITNITSDITNMTSGITNMTSGITNMTSSITNMTNGITNMTSGITNMTSDITNMTSGITNMTNGITNMTSGITNMTSDIINMTSGITNMTSDITNMTSDITNMTSGITNITSASPT from the exons atgactaGTGGTATCACCAATCTGACCAGTGGCATCAAAAACATGACCAGTGGCATCACCAACATGACCAGTGGCATCACCAATCTGACCAGTGGCATCACCAACATGACCAGTTGCATCACCAATAggaccagtgacatcaccaacatgACCAGAGGCATCACCAATCTGACCAGAGGCATCACCAACATGACCAGTTGCATCACCAAtatgaccagtgacatcaccaatATGACCAGTGGCATCACCAACATGACCAGTGACATCATCAATACAACCAGTGGCATCACCAACAAGACTAGTAACATCAATAGAACCAGTGGCATCACCAATATGAACAGTGGCATACCCAACATGACCAGTGACAGAATCAATACAACCAGTGGCATCACCAAcatgaccagtgacatcactaaCATGACCAGTGACATCATCAATACAACTATTGGCATCACCAACATGACCAGTGGCATCACCAACATGACCAGTGACATCACCACCATGACCAGTGACATCATCAATACAACCAGTGGCATCACCAATATGACcagtgacatcatcaacatgaccagtggcatcaccaacatgaccagtg gtggCATCGCCAACATGACCAGTAACATCACTAACATGACCTGTGGCATCACCAACATAACCAGTGGCATCACCAACATGACCAGTGGCATCACCAACATGACCAATGGCATCACCAACatgaccagtgacatcaccaacatgaccagtgacatcaccaacatgACCAGTGGCATCACCAACATGACCAATGGCATCACCAATATGACCAGTAACATCATCAACATGACCAGTGGAATCACCAATATGACcagtgacatcatcaacatgaccagtggcatcaccaacatgaccagtgacatcaccaacatgaccagtggcatcaccaacatgaccagtgacatcaccaacatgACCAGTGGCATCACCAACATGACCAGTGGCATCACCAACATGACCAGTGGCATCACCAACATGACCAGCGGCATCACCAAAATGACCAGCGGCATCACCAATATGACCAGCGGCATCACCAACATGACCAGTGGAATCACCAACatgaccagtgacatcaccaacatgACCTGTGGCATCACCAACAtaaccagtgacatcaccaacatgaccagtggcatcaccaacatgaccagtggcatcaccaacatgaccagtagcatcaccaacatgaccaatggcatcaccaacatgaccagtggaatcaccaacatgaccagtgacatcaccaacatgACCAGTGGCATCACCAACATGACCAATGGCATCACCAACATGACCAGTGGAATCACCAATATGACcagtgacatcatcaacatgaccagtggcatcaccaacatgaccagtgacatcaccaacatgaccagtgacatcaccaacatgACCAGTGGCATCACCAACATAACCAGTGCATCACCAACATGA
- the LOC138661402 gene encoding autotransporter adhesin UpaG-like — MTNITSDITNMTIGITSMTSDITNMTSGITNITSGITNTTSGITNMTSDITNMTNGITNMTSDITNMTCGITNITSGITNMTSGITNMTNGITNMTSDITNMTCGITNITSGIANMTCGITNITSDITNMTCGITNITSGITNMTSNITNMTCGITNITSGITNMTSGITNMTNGITNMTSGITNITSGIANMTCGITNITSDITNMTCGITNITSGITNMTSGIANMTSDITNMTCGITNITSGITNMTSGITNMTNGITNMTSDITNMTCGITNITSGIANMTCGITNITSDITNMTCGITNITSGITNMTSNITNMTCGITNITSGITNMTSGITNMTNGITNMTSGITNITSGIANMTCGITNITSDITNMTCGITNITSGITNMTNGITNMTSDITNMTSCITNITSGITNMTSVITNMTSGITNMTSDITNMTSGIANMTSDITNMTSGITSMTSGVTNMTSDITNMTSGITNMSWENYNTQID, encoded by the coding sequence ATGACCAATAtaaccagtgacatcaccaacatgACCATTGGCATCACCAGCatgaccagtgacatcaccaacatgACCAGTGGCATCACCAACATAACCAGTGGCATCACCAACACGACCAGTGGAATCACCAACatgaccagtgacatcaccaacatgaccaatggcatcaccaacatgaccagtgacatcaccaacatgACCTGTGGCATCACCAACATAACCAGTGGCATCACCAACATGACCAGTGGCATCACCAACATGACCAATGGCATCACCAACatgaccagtgacatcaccaacatgACCTGTGGCATCACCAACATAACCAGTGGCATCGCCAACATGACCTGTGGCATCACCAACAtaaccagtgacatcaccaacatgACATGTGGCATCACCAACATAACCAGTGGCATCACCAACATGACCAGTAACATCACTAACATGACCTGTGGCATCACCAACATAACCAGTGGCATCACCAACATGACCAGTGGCATCACCAACATGACCAATGGCATCACCAACATGACCAGTGGCATCACCAACATAACCAGTGGCATCGCCAACATGACCTGTGGCATCACCAACAtaaccagtgacatcaccaacatgACCTGTGGCATCACCAACATAACCAGTGGCATCACCAACATGACCAGTGGAATCGCCAACatgaccagtgacatcaccaacatgACCTGTGGCATCACCAACATAACCAGTGGCATCACCAACATGACCAGTGGCATCACCAACATGACCAATGGCATCACCAACatgaccagtgacatcaccaacatgACCTGTGGCATCACCAACATAACCAGTGGCATCGCCAACATGACCTGTGGCATCACCAACAtaaccagtgacatcaccaacatgACATGTGGCATCACCAACATAACCAGTGGCATCACCAACATGACCAGTAACATCACTAACATGACCTGTGGCATCACCAACATAACCAGTGGCATCACCAACATGACCAGTGGCATCACCAACATGACCAATGGCATCACCAACATGACCAGTGGCATCACCAACATAACCAGTGGCATCGCCAACATGACCTGTGGCATCACCAACAtaaccagtgacatcaccaacatgACCTGTGGCATCACCAACATAACCAGTGGCATCACCAACATGACCAATGGCATCACCAACATGACCAGTGACATTACCAACATGACCAGTTGCATCACCAACATAACCAGTGGCATCACCAACATGACCAGTGTCATCACCAACATGACCAGTGGAATCACCAACatgaccagtgacatcaccaacatgACCAGTGGAATCGCCAACatgaccagtgacatcaccaacatgACCAGTGGCATCACCAGCATGACCAGTGGCGTCACCAACatgaccagtgacatcaccaacatgACCAGTGGAATCACCAACATGagttgggagaactacaatacccagatagattag